A genome region from Tenebrio molitor chromosome 4, icTenMoli1.1, whole genome shotgun sequence includes the following:
- the LOC138127838 gene encoding PHD finger protein 12 isoform X2 — MNSVEYDLDTSGGLMDQIQALIAPPQSDENKSKKASTDHPYFKRPGKGHNHDSCDACSEGGDLICCDKCPSSFHLQCHDPPLEEKDIPTGEWLCHSCKYAKKSSVTPQTRNKRSASTPAGKAAKKIKISPMDMLIQAANSMNPRQFELPRSMSVPCIFPGTDKVEAPYSRNGRKNLKIQKDHEKKQDATILLPAKKCNECRKSCRIAPLISCDFCPLFFHMDCLDPPLTSPPSGRWMCPNHVEHYLDSKLLTSISATERIKLWDKFNGPVDQDAIRLQFFRRIHNKNPPFRIKVKLPPKNKVKVPPMVKFHYQKPVKLLPSLRDVLRLETVLCREQINGEVDALKCEENSEVQTGSNNNNSCNGPEDQTCDKSSDENTQKDERENKGNSSSTQNDLKEDFTCRNGCIKNEMVNGASVEQKDNNLFLPDVVSDITSEVEVELKQLDDRLLKLLAYQRIQHILNQPPNSTNLNLYLSSNLQNKLRHMPMPSELLTPADIERISRVFSSPKKKNKPKSSLRARAMMCPVVSPHFYNVRTSEVSPNDVRHDDSFLGFRPTVSARYPEAVAMRYRILNVGKGSSNDVDLERFGHCNNISARHAVIFYDEFTKNFELINYSSHGTFVNNVLFSNDANTERPKQSDGKMVPLEVQVREIIDRRRKVVRQRKNSFEAKMTAIDNMDTMECCCTNVGESSRIGWEGSAILNHGSLLRFGCVSFVFSIVDCAA; from the exons ATGAATTCTGTCGAGTACGATTTGGACACTTCGGGGGGCCTCATGGAC CAAATCCAAGCCCTGATCGCTCCGCCGCAGTCTGACGAGAACAAATCGAAAAAAGCGTCGACCGACCATCCATATTTCAAGAGACCAGGCAAGGGACATAACCATGACAGTTGTGACGCGTGCAGTGAAGGgggtgatttaatttgttgtgacAAGTGTCCTTCAAGTTTCCATTTACAATGCCA TGACCCACCTTTAGAAGAGAAAGACATACCGACAGGGGAATGGCTCTGTCACAGTTGTAAATATGCCAAGAAGAGTAGTGTCACGCCCCAGACAAGGAACAAGAGGTCGGCCTCGACGCCTGCAGGAAAAGCCGCCAAAAAGATCAAGATCAGCCCCATGGACATGCTCATTCAGGCCGCCAATTCTATGAACCCGAGACAGTTTGAGTTGCCCCGCAGCATGAGCGTACCGTGCATTTTTCCAGGAACTGACAAAG TTGAAGCGCCGTATTCTCGTAACGGTCGGAAAAATTTGAAGATCCAGAAGGATCACGAGAAAAAACAGGACGCCACGATCCTCCTCCCTGCGAAAAAATGCAACGAATGTCGAAAGTCGTGCCGGATAGCTCCCTTAATTTCGTGCGATTTTTGTCCTCTTTTTTTCCACATGGACTGTCTAGATCCACCGCTGACGTCACCACCTAGCGGACGATGGATGTGTCCGAATCACGTCGAACACTACCTC GATTCTAAATTGCTCACTTCGATCTCCGCCACTGAACGAATAAAACTCTGGGACAAGTTCAACGGACCAGTGGATCAAGATGCCATcagattacaattttttagacGAATCCACAACAAAAATCCCCCGTTTCGGATCAAAGTCAAGTTGCCACCAAAGAATAAAGTCAAAGTACCGCCGATGGTCAAGTTTCACTACCAGAAACCGGTGAAGCTGCTGCCCAGTTTGAGGGACGTCCTAAGATTGGAAACTGTATTGTGTCGGGAGCAAATCAACGGAGAGGTCGACGCGTTGAAATGCGAAGAAAACAGCGAAGTACAAACTGGTAGCAATAACAACAATTCGTGTAACGGTCCTGAGGACCAGACGTGTGATAAAAGTTCTGACGAAAATACTCAAAAAGACGAGCGAGAAAACAAGGGAAATTCAAGTTCGACCCAGAACGACCTGAAAGAAGATTTCACGTGCAGAAACGGTTGCATCAAGAACGAGATGGTGAATGGGGCGTCCGTCGAACAAAAAGACAACAATCTTTTCCTCCCGGACGTGGTTTCCGACATAACCAGTGAAG TGGAAGTCGAGCTGAAGCAACTGGACGACCGCCTCCTCAAACTCCTGGCCTACCAGCGCATCCAGCACATCTTGAACCAGCCGCCCAACTCGACCAATCTGAATCTGTACCTTTCGTCGAACTTGCAGAACAAGTTGCGCCACATGCCGATGCCCAGCGAACTCCTCACCCCCGCCGACATCGAGAGGATATCGCGGGTCTTCTCCAGTCCGAAGAAGAAGAACAAACCGAAATCGTCGCTGCGGGCCCGAGCGATGATGTGTCCGGTCGTGTCGCCACATTTCTACAACGTTCGCACGTCGGAAGTGAGTCCGAACGACGTCAGACACGACGACAGCTTCCTGGGGTTCAGACCGACGGTTTCGGCGAGGTATCCGGAAGCCGTCGCCATGAGGTACAGGATATTGAACGTGGGGAAGGGGTCGTCGAACGACGTCGACCTGGAGAGGTTCGGGCATTGCAATAACATCTCGGCGCGGCACGCCGTCATTTTCTACGACGAG ttTACGAAAAATTTCGAACTGATCAATTACTCGTCGCACGGGACCTTCGTCAACAACGTTTTGTTCTCGAACGACGCCAACACGGAGCGACCGAAGCAGAGCGACGGCAAGATGGTGCCGTTGGAGGTGCAAGTGCGGGAAATCATCGACCGGCGGAGGAAAGTCGTCAGACAGAGAAAGAACTCGTTCGAAGCGAAGATGACGGCGATAGACAACATGGACACGATGGAGTGTTGTTGCACGAACGTGGGGGAATCCTCGAGGATAGGTTGGGAAGGATCGGCGATCCTCAACCACGGAAGCCTCCTCAGGTTCGGATGCGTCTCTTTCGTTTTCTCGATTGTCGATTGTGCCGCGTAA
- the LOC138127838 gene encoding PHD finger protein 12 isoform X1: MNSVEYDLDTSGGLMDQIQALIAPPQSDENKSKKASTDHPYFKRPGKGHNHDSCDACSEGGDLICCDKCPSSFHLQCHDPPLEEKDIPTGEWLCHSCKYAKKSSVTPQTRNKRSASTPAGKAAKKIKISPMDMLIQAANSMNPRQFELPRSMSVPCIFPGTDKVEAPYSRNGRKNLKIQKDHEKKQDATILLPAKKCNECRKSCRIAPLISCDFCPLFFHMDCLDPPLTSPPSGRWMCPNHVEHYLDSKLLTSISATERIKLWDKFNGPVDQDAIRLQFFRRIHNKNPPFRIKVKLPPKNKVKVPPMVKFHYQKPVKLLPSLRDVLRLETVLCREQINGEVDALKCEENSEVQTGSNNNNSCNGPEDQTCDKSSDENTQKDERENKGNSSSTQNDLKEDFTCRNGCIKNEMVNGASVEQKDNNLFLPDVVSDITSEVVEWIRCNNRAISPVEVELKQLDDRLLKLLAYQRIQHILNQPPNSTNLNLYLSSNLQNKLRHMPMPSELLTPADIERISRVFSSPKKKNKPKSSLRARAMMCPVVSPHFYNVRTSEVSPNDVRHDDSFLGFRPTVSARYPEAVAMRYRILNVGKGSSNDVDLERFGHCNNISARHAVIFYDEFTKNFELINYSSHGTFVNNVLFSNDANTERPKQSDGKMVPLEVQVREIIDRRRKVVRQRKNSFEAKMTAIDNMDTMECCCTNVGESSRIGWEGSAILNHGSLLRFGCVSFVFSIVDCAA, from the exons ATGAATTCTGTCGAGTACGATTTGGACACTTCGGGGGGCCTCATGGAC CAAATCCAAGCCCTGATCGCTCCGCCGCAGTCTGACGAGAACAAATCGAAAAAAGCGTCGACCGACCATCCATATTTCAAGAGACCAGGCAAGGGACATAACCATGACAGTTGTGACGCGTGCAGTGAAGGgggtgatttaatttgttgtgacAAGTGTCCTTCAAGTTTCCATTTACAATGCCA TGACCCACCTTTAGAAGAGAAAGACATACCGACAGGGGAATGGCTCTGTCACAGTTGTAAATATGCCAAGAAGAGTAGTGTCACGCCCCAGACAAGGAACAAGAGGTCGGCCTCGACGCCTGCAGGAAAAGCCGCCAAAAAGATCAAGATCAGCCCCATGGACATGCTCATTCAGGCCGCCAATTCTATGAACCCGAGACAGTTTGAGTTGCCCCGCAGCATGAGCGTACCGTGCATTTTTCCAGGAACTGACAAAG TTGAAGCGCCGTATTCTCGTAACGGTCGGAAAAATTTGAAGATCCAGAAGGATCACGAGAAAAAACAGGACGCCACGATCCTCCTCCCTGCGAAAAAATGCAACGAATGTCGAAAGTCGTGCCGGATAGCTCCCTTAATTTCGTGCGATTTTTGTCCTCTTTTTTTCCACATGGACTGTCTAGATCCACCGCTGACGTCACCACCTAGCGGACGATGGATGTGTCCGAATCACGTCGAACACTACCTC GATTCTAAATTGCTCACTTCGATCTCCGCCACTGAACGAATAAAACTCTGGGACAAGTTCAACGGACCAGTGGATCAAGATGCCATcagattacaattttttagacGAATCCACAACAAAAATCCCCCGTTTCGGATCAAAGTCAAGTTGCCACCAAAGAATAAAGTCAAAGTACCGCCGATGGTCAAGTTTCACTACCAGAAACCGGTGAAGCTGCTGCCCAGTTTGAGGGACGTCCTAAGATTGGAAACTGTATTGTGTCGGGAGCAAATCAACGGAGAGGTCGACGCGTTGAAATGCGAAGAAAACAGCGAAGTACAAACTGGTAGCAATAACAACAATTCGTGTAACGGTCCTGAGGACCAGACGTGTGATAAAAGTTCTGACGAAAATACTCAAAAAGACGAGCGAGAAAACAAGGGAAATTCAAGTTCGACCCAGAACGACCTGAAAGAAGATTTCACGTGCAGAAACGGTTGCATCAAGAACGAGATGGTGAATGGGGCGTCCGTCGAACAAAAAGACAACAATCTTTTCCTCCCGGACGTGGTTTCCGACATAACCAGTGAAG TTGTCGAGTGGATTCGTTGCAATAATCGCGCAATTTCTCCAGTGGAAGTCGAGCTGAAGCAACTGGACGACCGCCTCCTCAAACTCCTGGCCTACCAGCGCATCCAGCACATCTTGAACCAGCCGCCCAACTCGACCAATCTGAATCTGTACCTTTCGTCGAACTTGCAGAACAAGTTGCGCCACATGCCGATGCCCAGCGAACTCCTCACCCCCGCCGACATCGAGAGGATATCGCGGGTCTTCTCCAGTCCGAAGAAGAAGAACAAACCGAAATCGTCGCTGCGGGCCCGAGCGATGATGTGTCCGGTCGTGTCGCCACATTTCTACAACGTTCGCACGTCGGAAGTGAGTCCGAACGACGTCAGACACGACGACAGCTTCCTGGGGTTCAGACCGACGGTTTCGGCGAGGTATCCGGAAGCCGTCGCCATGAGGTACAGGATATTGAACGTGGGGAAGGGGTCGTCGAACGACGTCGACCTGGAGAGGTTCGGGCATTGCAATAACATCTCGGCGCGGCACGCCGTCATTTTCTACGACGAG ttTACGAAAAATTTCGAACTGATCAATTACTCGTCGCACGGGACCTTCGTCAACAACGTTTTGTTCTCGAACGACGCCAACACGGAGCGACCGAAGCAGAGCGACGGCAAGATGGTGCCGTTGGAGGTGCAAGTGCGGGAAATCATCGACCGGCGGAGGAAAGTCGTCAGACAGAGAAAGAACTCGTTCGAAGCGAAGATGACGGCGATAGACAACATGGACACGATGGAGTGTTGTTGCACGAACGTGGGGGAATCCTCGAGGATAGGTTGGGAAGGATCGGCGATCCTCAACCACGGAAGCCTCCTCAGGTTCGGATGCGTCTCTTTCGTTTTCTCGATTGTCGATTGTGCCGCGTAA
- the LOC138127842 gene encoding bleomycin hydrolase: MDSSLNEEILTEFRTKFYASEKNLFAQNVCSRIDPFDACLSRKSLEEAHHVYEYKVENEGKPVSNQKNSGRCWIFATLNVIRLPFMKALNIDDFEFSQAYLFFWDKIERCNYFLNNIVETAKRNETVDGRLVSFLLNDPISDGGQWDMIVNLITKHGLMPKKCFPESFSCETSAKMNQILKTKLREYAKAIRDLIAKGEGDLKVQNVIKDQMSHIYRIVAICLGVPSETFTFSYYDKNKTYHSIGPITPKAFYTEHVKPVFDVDNKVCIVTDPRPSNEYGKVYTVDCLGNVVGGRLCIYNNQPVELLLEITAKSIRDGEAVWFGCEVMKRFAGKQGILDTQVHNFPLVFGVDVQKVLSKADRLIYGDSAMSHAMVFTAVSLNDKGEVTKLRVENSWGEDRGEKGYLIMSTDWFNEYVFEVVVDKKYVPVDVLDVFKQEPVVLPAWDPMGTLANVSS; the protein is encoded by the exons ATGGATTCGT CACTAAACGAAGAAATATTGACCGAGTTCCGTACAAAATTTTACGCGAGCGAGAAAAACCTTTTCGCTCAGAACGTGTGTTCGAGGATCGACCCGTTCGACGCTTGCCTGTCGCGAAAGTCCCTCGAGGAGGCGCACCACGTATACGAGTACAAAGTCGAGAACGAGGGCAAGCCCGTCAGCAACCAAAAAAACTCGGGGCGCTGCTGGATATTCGCGACCCTGAACGTGATCCGCCTGCCGTTCATGAAAGCCCTCAACATCGACGATTTCGAGTTTTCTCAAGCGTACCTGTTCTTCTGGGACAAAATCGAGCGATGCAACTATTTCCTCAACAACATCGTGGAAACCGCCAAAAGAAACGAAACGGTGGACGGCCGCCTCGTTTCCTTCCTCTTGAAC GACCCCATCTCGGACGGGGGTCAGTGGGACATGATCGTTAACCTGATCACCAAACACGGTTTGATGCCGAAAAAGTGTTTCCCCGAATCGTTCAGTTGCGAAACCAGCGCCAAGATGAACCAGATACTCAAGACCAAA CTGAGAGAGTACGCCAAAGCCATCAGAGACCTGATCGCGAAGGGCGAAGGAGATTTAAAAGTACAAAATGTTATCAAAGATCAGATGAGCCATATTTACCGAATCGTCGCGATTTGCTTGGGGGTCCCTAGCGAAACCTTCACGTTTAGTTATTACGACAAGAACAAAACGTACCACAGCATCGGCCCCATCACCCCCAAAGCGTTTTACACCGAACACGTCAAGCCTGTCTTCGACGTCGACAATAAAGTATGCATAGTGACCGATCCTAGGCCTTCCAACGAGTACGGTAAAGTATACACTGTGGACTGTCTAGGTAACGTCGTAGGGGGGCGTCTTTGTATATACAACAACCAACCAGTCGAGTTGTTACTTGAGATAACAGCCAAGTCCATCAGAGACGGCGAAGCTGTTTGGTTCGGATGCGAAGTCATGAAGCGTTTCGCAGGGAAACAGGGCATACTGGACACGCAAGT ACACAACTTTCCTTTAGTGTTTGGTGTCGATGTTCAGAAAGTTCTGAGCAAGGCTGACCGATTGATCTACGGCGACAGCGCCATGTCACACGCGATGGTTTTCACCGCGGTCAGTCTGAAC GATAAGGGCGAAGTGACCAAGCTTCGGGTGGAGAACTCGTGGGGCGAAGACCGCGGCGAGAAAGGCTACCTCATCATGAGCACCGACTGGTTCAACGAGTACGTGTTCGAAGTGGTCGTCGACAAAAAGTACGTCCCTGTCGACGTGTTGGACGTTTTCAAACAGGAACCCGTCGTCTTGCCGGCTTGGGACCCCATGGGAACTCTCGCCAACGTTTCCAGTTAA
- the LOC138127843 gene encoding WD repeat-containing protein 18 gives MDTRELLLTTCRHVQQWSACLWDHSSGNILHCYKNGGVVAPKTVNFVGNDYIVSADDDKPMTHVWLLNSQEPVKKLSTILPESVTVMSVCPKGCYLAAGIGLKLYVWHLSSGKLFTIQRKNFQAITCVKFSSDGVYVIIGGQDGLLVVYDLASLVSFHNNYLSQSDIGQVEPLYTKHDHSLPITDVHVGAFGHKSRVATVSSDSTCKLYTLSTGTLLLSLVFDEPLSSVIFDGPCWNLFVGAHSGKIQQFSLREPPRSSEHHVGGDLVFQGHQKRVSCLDLSLTSGVLVSGSDDNFVFIWEIASRQILRRLEHKGAITNVKCVLNHDHFFNQNFKPKLVMKNLDRDLAQTEEFVVCGVHDDDVELSDEGRSDGEDSCNGVNAENARLRAVNKQLYDVAVQLSRKCHSF, from the coding sequence atgGATACGCGCGAACTGTTATTAACGACGTGTCGACATGTGCAGCAGTGGTCGGCTTGTTTGTGGGACCATTCCTCAGGTAACATCCTCCACTGCTACAAAAACGGCGGAGTCGTGGCCCCCAAGACTGTAAATTTCGTGGGTAACGATTACATTGTGAGTGCGGATGACGACAAACCGATGACACACGTGTGGTTGCTTAACAGTCAAGAGCCGGTCAAGAAGTTGAGTACGATACTCCCGGAGAGTGTGACAGTGATGAGTGTGTGTCCCAAGGGGTGTTACCTCGCGGCAGGAATAGGACTCAAGTTGTATGTGTGGCACCTGTCGTCTGGAAAGTTGTTCACCATCCAGAGAAAGAACTTCCAGGCGATCACTTGCGTGAAGTTTTCCAGTGACGGTGTTTACGTGATAATTGGCGGACAAGACGGTTTGTTGGTTGTGTACGATTTGGCCAGTCTGGTCAGCTTCCACAACAATTACTTGTCCCAAAGCGATATCGGACAGGTGGAACCTCTGTACACCAAGCACGACCACAGCCTCCCCATAACAGACGTCCACGTCGGCGCCTTCGGCCACAAATCTCGCGTCGCGACAGTTTCAAGCGACAGCACTTGCAAACTGTACACCCTCTCCACCGGCACACTTCTCCTGTCTCTCGTATTCGACGAGCCCCTGTCCTCCGTTATTTTCGACGGCCCTTGTTGGAACCTGTTCGTGGGGGCGCATTCCGGAAAAATCCAACAGTTCAGTTTGAGGGAACCCCCGCGATCGTCCGAACACCACGTCGGTGGGGACCTCGTCTTTCAGGGTCATCAGAAGCGCGTCTCCTGTCTCGACTTGAGCCTGACCAGCGGAGTGTTGGTGTCCGGTTCCGACGACAACTTCGTTTTCATTTGGGAAATCGCGAGTCGCCAGATATTGCGCAGGCTGGAGCACAAAGGCGCCATCACGAACGTGAAGTGCGTGCTGAATCATGACCACTTTTTCAATCAGAATTTCAAGCCCAAGCTCGTGATGAAGAATCTCGACAGGGACCTGGCACAGACGGAGGAGTTTGTGGTTTGTGGGGTTCACGATGACGACGTGGAACTGAGTGACGAGGGAAGAAGCGACGGGGAGGACTCCTGCAACGGTGTCAATGCGGAAAATGCGAGGTTGAGGGCTGTTAATAAACAGCTGTATGATGTTGCTGTACAATTGAGTCGGAAATGTCAcagtttttaa
- the LOC138127840 gene encoding uncharacterized protein isoform X1, producing the protein MSAGTSLSSAVCTATIMLAVAVSFTQGGCEFKKSWIGRWFLSGVQNPLFINATHIETKGECYEEQGDKYLVYDKSEDCYRCLAIHEQHQSVLQYKETFCESKASLQDVCYGITGDAPLYSMFRKHPEAKPVACPFKSAPFTFSYNRGTGDCNNPPSKAESCTDDSRLVLKYQACPDVPSTESNVEELVCLATWKEGSTRYLIGRISQGNRRSLVSDEDQYRCFIYQRNTENNKSVYNIAQSGDATCNGLQNAFEGSKTMKLTTVDNHHNRCKFPLWITDHHTWLSLDHHKTYKFSQRNATLKVLDDETPKPNKVHQHFAFGFQEFGFESQDQRRQNSEMRLVCHMILQSHEHKKVQIVAHITAGCDSGYVCMVFYKRDSNVIELQQSEKYFENPDEACANFNPTTTPYTTLITTALHTKKCPQLGRYTLFNPDRSGERRKRSQTEGDGAPNQPSTDCHSHNYEALAVGCGGSHGIEFRSTCAQQSTSEYSCHGSWEENGISYVIASPVARKSTDVLRYCFIYTLSNQPETTVIEGSLGKKVEPPVLRLSGVSESCHRNIIPGVTGNWAFNFTSNGTCAVDNENSCSIAIPTFLIVLSSLLATLAIR; encoded by the exons GTGGGTGCGAATTCAAGAAGTCCTGGATCGGTAGGTGGTTCTTGAGCGGAGTACAGAACCCGCTCTTCATCAACGCCACGCACATAGAAACGAAAGGGGAGTGCTACGAGGAGCAAGGCGACAAGTATCTAGTTTACGACAA ATCCGAGGACTGTTACAGGTGCCTGGCCATTCACGAGCAGCACCAAAGCGTTCTTCAGTACAAAGAGA CGTTTTGTGAGAGCAAAGCGTCGTTGCAGGACGTTTGTTACGGGATAACGGGAGACGCGCCTTTGTACAGCATGTTCCGCAAACATCCAGAAGCCAAGCCGGTGGCGTGTCCCTTCAAGAGCGCCCCCTTCACCTTCAGCTACAACAGAGGGACCGGCGATTGCAACAATCCCCCTAGCAAAGCTGAGAGTTGCACCGACGACTCGCGTCTTGTTTTGAAGTACCAGGCGTGTCCAGACGTTCCCTCCACCGAGAGCAACG TGGAAGAACTGGTGTGTCTTGCCACGTGGAAAGAAGGCTCGACTAGGTATCTGATCGGTCGCATCTCCCAAGGCAACCGAAGGAGTTTGGTGTCAGATGAGGACCAGTACCGGTGCTTCATCTACCAAAGGAACACGGAGAACAATAAGAGCGTGTACAATATAGCCCAGTCGGGCGACGCCACTTGCAACGGTCTACAGAACGCTTTCGAGGGCAGCAAGACGATGAAGCTGACCACTGTGGACAACCACCACAACCGGTGCAAGTTCCCGCTGTGGATCACCGACCACCACACGTGGTTGAGTCTGGACCACCACAAGACGTACAAGTTCAGCCAGAGGAACGCCACGCTGAAGGTCCTCGACGACGAGACGCCCAAACCGAACAAGGTCCACCAACACTTCGCCTTCGGTTTCCAGGAGTTCGGCTTCGAGTCGCAGGACCAGCGGCGGCAGAACTCCGAGATGCGCCTGGTGTGCCACATGATCCTGCAGTCGCACGAGCACAAGAAGGTCCAGATCGTCGCCCACATCACGGCCGGCTG CGACAGCGGCTACGTCTGCATGGTGTTCTACAAGCGGGACTCGAACGTGATCGAGCTGCAGCAGTCCGAAAAGTACTTCGAGAACCCCGACGAGGCCTGCGCCAACTTCAATCCGACCACGACGCCGTACACGACCCTGATCA CTACAGCACTGCACACCAAGAAGTGCCCGCAGCTGGGCCGCTACACCTTGTTCAACCCCGACCGCTCAGGCGAGCGCAGGAAGCGGTCGCAAACAG AAGGCGACGGTGCCCCCAATCAGCCCTCCACCGACTGTCACTCCCACAATTACGAAGCGCTGGCCGTCGGGTGCGGAGGTTCGCACGGGATCGAGTTCCGGTCGACTTGCGCCCAGCAAAGCACAAGTG AGTACTCCTGTCACGGAAGTTGGGAAGAGAACGGGATTTCTTACGTCATTGCGTCACCTGTGGCAAGGAAGTCGACGGACGTGTTGCGGTATTGTTTCATCTATACGTTGTCGAACCAGCCGGAAACGACCGTGATCGAGGGGTCGTTGGGGAAGAAGGTGGAACCGCCGGTTCTACGCCTGTCCGGTGTCTCGGAGAGTTGCCATCGAAACATCATACCGGGAGTTACAGGAAATTGGGCGTTCAATTTCACCAGTAACG GAACCTGCGCTGTTGACAACGAAAATTCCTGCTCGATTGCGATTCCCACGTTTCTGATCGTCCTATCTTCACTACTGGCCACTCTAGCTATAAGATGA
- the LOC138127840 gene encoding uncharacterized protein isoform X2, translating to MSAGTSLSSAVCTATIMLAVAVSFTQGGCEFKKSWIGRWFLSGVQNPLFINATHIETKGECYEEQGDKYLVYDKSEDCYRCLAIHEQHQSVLQYKETFCESKASLQDVCYGITGDAPLYSMFRKHPEAKPVACPFKSAPFTFSYNRGTGDCNNPPSKAESCTDDSRLVLKYQACPDVPSTESNVEELVCLATWKEGSTRYLIGRISQGNRRSLVSDEDQYRCFIYQRNTENNKSVYNIAQSGDATCNGLQNAFEGSKTMKLTTVDNHHNRCKFPLWITDHHTWLSLDHHKTYKFSQRNATLKVLDDETPKPNKVHQHFAFGFQEFGFESQDQRRQNSEMRLVCHMILQSHEHKKVQIVAHITAGCDSGYVCMVFYKRDSNVIELQQSEKYFENPDEACANFNPTTTPYTTLITTALHTKKCPQLGRYTLFNPDRSGERRKRSQTGDGAPNQPSTDCHSHNYEALAVGCGGSHGIEFRSTCAQQSTSEYSCHGSWEENGISYVIASPVARKSTDVLRYCFIYTLSNQPETTVIEGSLGKKVEPPVLRLSGVSESCHRNIIPGVTGNWAFNFTSNGTCAVDNENSCSIAIPTFLIVLSSLLATLAIR from the exons GTGGGTGCGAATTCAAGAAGTCCTGGATCGGTAGGTGGTTCTTGAGCGGAGTACAGAACCCGCTCTTCATCAACGCCACGCACATAGAAACGAAAGGGGAGTGCTACGAGGAGCAAGGCGACAAGTATCTAGTTTACGACAA ATCCGAGGACTGTTACAGGTGCCTGGCCATTCACGAGCAGCACCAAAGCGTTCTTCAGTACAAAGAGA CGTTTTGTGAGAGCAAAGCGTCGTTGCAGGACGTTTGTTACGGGATAACGGGAGACGCGCCTTTGTACAGCATGTTCCGCAAACATCCAGAAGCCAAGCCGGTGGCGTGTCCCTTCAAGAGCGCCCCCTTCACCTTCAGCTACAACAGAGGGACCGGCGATTGCAACAATCCCCCTAGCAAAGCTGAGAGTTGCACCGACGACTCGCGTCTTGTTTTGAAGTACCAGGCGTGTCCAGACGTTCCCTCCACCGAGAGCAACG TGGAAGAACTGGTGTGTCTTGCCACGTGGAAAGAAGGCTCGACTAGGTATCTGATCGGTCGCATCTCCCAAGGCAACCGAAGGAGTTTGGTGTCAGATGAGGACCAGTACCGGTGCTTCATCTACCAAAGGAACACGGAGAACAATAAGAGCGTGTACAATATAGCCCAGTCGGGCGACGCCACTTGCAACGGTCTACAGAACGCTTTCGAGGGCAGCAAGACGATGAAGCTGACCACTGTGGACAACCACCACAACCGGTGCAAGTTCCCGCTGTGGATCACCGACCACCACACGTGGTTGAGTCTGGACCACCACAAGACGTACAAGTTCAGCCAGAGGAACGCCACGCTGAAGGTCCTCGACGACGAGACGCCCAAACCGAACAAGGTCCACCAACACTTCGCCTTCGGTTTCCAGGAGTTCGGCTTCGAGTCGCAGGACCAGCGGCGGCAGAACTCCGAGATGCGCCTGGTGTGCCACATGATCCTGCAGTCGCACGAGCACAAGAAGGTCCAGATCGTCGCCCACATCACGGCCGGCTG CGACAGCGGCTACGTCTGCATGGTGTTCTACAAGCGGGACTCGAACGTGATCGAGCTGCAGCAGTCCGAAAAGTACTTCGAGAACCCCGACGAGGCCTGCGCCAACTTCAATCCGACCACGACGCCGTACACGACCCTGATCA CTACAGCACTGCACACCAAGAAGTGCCCGCAGCTGGGCCGCTACACCTTGTTCAACCCCGACCGCTCAGGCGAGCGCAGGAAGCGGTCGCAAACAG GCGACGGTGCCCCCAATCAGCCCTCCACCGACTGTCACTCCCACAATTACGAAGCGCTGGCCGTCGGGTGCGGAGGTTCGCACGGGATCGAGTTCCGGTCGACTTGCGCCCAGCAAAGCACAAGTG AGTACTCCTGTCACGGAAGTTGGGAAGAGAACGGGATTTCTTACGTCATTGCGTCACCTGTGGCAAGGAAGTCGACGGACGTGTTGCGGTATTGTTTCATCTATACGTTGTCGAACCAGCCGGAAACGACCGTGATCGAGGGGTCGTTGGGGAAGAAGGTGGAACCGCCGGTTCTACGCCTGTCCGGTGTCTCGGAGAGTTGCCATCGAAACATCATACCGGGAGTTACAGGAAATTGGGCGTTCAATTTCACCAGTAACG GAACCTGCGCTGTTGACAACGAAAATTCCTGCTCGATTGCGATTCCCACGTTTCTGATCGTCCTATCTTCACTACTGGCCACTCTAGCTATAAGATGA